The Vallitalea okinawensis region TATCGTTCTGCTACTATGTGCTATACTCTTTTTCTGGTTAATTTTTAAGGGCTCATTGGAGAGTTATAGGTCATCATTTACGTTTTACCTTCTACTAGTGTTAGTTCATTTTCTAATTAAATTATTTTGATGCACTAAATACAATTTTGTGCTTATTAATATATGTCACACCTATTTTTTTGCTATAATGATTAAGAGGAGGTTGTAACTATGAGTATTCTTTCAATTAGTCTTATTGTTCTTGTGCTTATCCTAGGTGGTGGTCTACTTGCTGCTTTCATGAATAGAAAGTAAATACATAATTATCATCTGCCCTAGGTTATTTATCTAGGGTAATTAAAACTTCTTTATCTTGCATACTGAAATCGTTCATACTAATATTTAACTAGTATAACGCTATACATTTTCAGGCTATTTATGTATCTCTTCTTCATCCCCTTTGACTATAGCATATACTCCATAAAGGTATACTGTCATACCCCATCTTTTCATAGTATCCCATATCAAAGTCTTGAATTGTTACTATCATCTAAGCCTCATATATTAATTTATATTGCCGTTCTTTGAAAATTAATGTAGAATACAATATGTGATACATACTTTCCATTTAATGTTTAAGGAGGTTTTTTATGAGTTATGCAGGTATTTTGGGGATGGTATTATATTTTGCATTAATTTTACCGCTTTTTGGACTATATATTTATGTATTAGTACTTTTAATAAAGTTCCTTCGAAGAGGTATTAAAGCTTGTGATAAATACTTATCTGAAGATAAAAATAATAATGATAATTTAAACTCTTTTTAAAAGATCTACCAGGTATCTCCCATATTATTATCTAATAATATGGGAGATACATATCTTACGATAAGCACGATAGTTACTGATTGTAATCTTAACTCCCTCACTTCCCTATTTAGTTCTTTTATAAATATTTTATTAATTCATCTACTACCAAGTATTACATTATCTTTGCGTTAAAAACTATGATATAATCCGTTTGATAGATTTTCGAAGGAGTATACATATGTTAATTAAATTTTTCTCATTTGCAGGTAGATTAAATCGTTTAAGCTTTTTACTAAGAATATTATTGATTCAAGTTATATTTATAATTATTTATCTAATTATCGAAATTATTAATAACGCTCCCGGATTGGCAACCGTTTCTTATTTCACTATTGTTATCCATTCTGTATCGAATCTTAGTTTGATAACAAGGCGATTACATGATCTAAATGTTACAGGTTGGGTTATTATACCTCTATCCCTGTTCAAATACACCCCACCACT contains the following coding sequences:
- a CDS encoding DUF805 domain-containing protein, producing the protein MLIKFFSFAGRLNRLSFLLRILLIQVIFIIIYLIIEIINNAPGLATVSYFTIVIHSVSNLSLITRRLHDLNVTGWVIIPLSLFKYTPPLKPLFYIAALLLVILKGTDGTNDYDIYSVNIPENNYPDIC